AAAAAAATTCTAATCCACTAAATTCTGCAAATTACGCTACTAAATCGTGTGTTTCTCTCAACTAGAGGTATCAGACAAGCAATTTGTACTACTTTGGGTTTAAGAGCTTAGGATTTTGGtcttatactgtacctacatGGTGAGGCAGCTAGCATCCGTCTTACATCTCTTGGgtcctgtgcagtttgtatgGTCTTCCAGTACAAGAGAAGTTTCTTGCTCTTGTCCTTCCGACTCACAGAGATAGCTAGATTAATTGGTGCCTCTAAATGGCCCCTATGTgcctgtgtgtactgtatgtgtctgccctgcaagggactggtgtcctacaTGGTGTGTTGTCACTTTGGGCTCTGTTCTTCCAGATAAGGCTCAAGGTTATCACAGATACCAggcagaaatgtttttgttatgaTTGATTATCCCTAGATTTCACtgagaaaaattaaattgtttaaaaaatgttaattaatcaTGAACCTATTAGTTTGGGGGCTATCCAGAACAAGGGTTCCTATTAACTATTAAAGGATCCAACAATCTAATCTCTTTGTTTCTTGAAACAAGGCAGTGTATGGGCTTCTTCTAACCTGGTTGTGTAGCTTCTCCCAGAACCAACTGTTTGAGTAAAGAAGTTCCTCCTTTTCATAGTTTTAAGTGGATTTCCATTGTTGATTCTGCAGTATTCTAAGAGGTTGGCTTTGCTAATGgatttgaagattttgaaaacttttatCAGGTCCCcgtatccatccatcttctaactgccTCTTCTGGGTtacaggggagccagaacctattttgcaagaaatgggcacaaatgaaataacattttcttattaattttgtcctgaaatgtaatatttctttCTCTGTCTTGGTCTCTCTGCTATATTTTTTaccatattttttgttttctattttgttcttttactAGATTCTGTTCtctttaaatcattttagaaaGCGCTTTTTTCTCCTTAGTCTTTTCTGAATAGATTCACTTAACCATTTGACACAGTGGTTTCTTAcctagcatgtactgtatgcatggtTGGCATTAATCTGTTCTAACCTTCAAGGAGAATCTATTGCTTTCAAGTTTCcactgtttccattctgttccATTGTACTTCTCTTACTTATTTATTCATAGTCTATTTTCCGTAAATTGTAAACATAATTTGGACTCTACCTGTACAGCGTCAAAGTAGTGCAGTACTTCAATGCATATCATGTCTTTTTGTATGATAACAATACTAAGATCAGAATCCAAGTTGTAGCAAGTTTATGATGTGAACTCCTCTTATATAATGTCACCAATGATTTTGTGGTTAACAACATTGTGATTAAAATTGAAGTGTAAAAATTTCACAATAATGTCTCTCTGCTGgtcatataaaaaatacattcccATTCAAATAATAACTGCTGTGATCTGTGAAAGCCAGTCTTCCATCACTGCATCGGATAAGCTGAAATAGTCACAGATACTTGTTTCTGAGCTGTTTTCTCATCTTCATGACTTGTAGGTACGTTAAGACCCATCATTTTCTACATTGAAGGATGTCGGAATCTCTGCAAAACCCACCAACCTCTATTTTTGTCCTTTCCTCAAAAGCCTACAAGGAGACAATCTTAAACAGGTTTGAGGAGCTCAGGAAGAAGGATTTACTGTGTGACATCACTCTGATTGTGGAGGATGTGCAGTTTAAGGCCCACAAGGCCTTACTGGCTGCCAGCAGTGAGTATTTCTCCCACATGTTCACTGCTGAGGGCCAAGTGGGCCAGTCTGTCTACATGCTGGATGGGATGGCAGCAGGCTCTTTCAGAGCAGTGCTGGAGTTCATCTACACTGGCCATGTGTCAGTGGAGGAGAACACGAGAGAGCAGCTCCTGGCCATGGCCCAGTTCCTGAAAGTGACTGACCTAGCGAAAGCGCACACAGAGTGTCAGCACTCCCGTCTGGCCAGCGAGGAAAACAAAGGAGACTCGCATGCAGAGCAAAATACTGAGGAGCCCACGAAGCCCAAAAGAAAAAGAGGCCGTCCAAGAAAAACGGAGGTAATTGCAGACGTCTCTGCAGTTGCATCTCCTGACTCAAGCAAggcaacagaaagcacaggacTCGGAGCTCAAATGACTGACAGGACAGCAGCACCGCAGGTTTCAGCAGAGGTCATGGAGGGTGAAGAAACAGCTGATTCAGACGTCCACGTAGATTTATCCAATGATACGGACGTGGACTATGAccctaaaaaagaaaagctgcagCACAGCCGCTACAGCAAGCGTAAGATAAAGCCACCTCTCAAATTAAATGGTTTCCGGTTAGGAGAAGAGGTCTCTGACCAGGGACAGACCGGGAAACGAGGGAGGAAGAGGAAATACCCAAACACAGAGGCACGTTGTGAGCAATGTGGAAAGGTCTTCAAAAACCATTTGTTTTTAACCATCCACCAAAGAACTCATACTGGTGAGcataaacaaaatgttatgtttcCTGTCAGATgctaaaaaatacattcagcaaCTACAAAGCTTGCACCCCGTAATGTCTTAATGaaaccttttttaattgtattttactgTTCAGTACAAGAGGCAAAGAGTCATACAGGACAGGGCACACAGAGTGTCTGAAACCTTGAGCTAAAATGAGCTCAGCCTTGTTTCATTGGAGAATAATGTGCATGTTAACTTTAATGCTAGGAGGATTTGCGCAAAATAAGAGATTTTGTAGCTGTAACAtgatagtttttattttattttctgcctgCATTCGTTGCTCTCATTTTGATACCATAAATTGTGATGCCAAATAAGGTAGTCTGTTAAAAATCGTTACCTTGACCAAAATTGTATGAATTTGGAACAGAAGGACTGAGTTAAAATTGGCTTTCTCAAGACTTTGTGTTCATATTTTGTTTAACTGATTTGTTTGTGTGGGATAAAGCAACTGCAATGGAGTTTCCCATGTCCTCTTGTtgtctttgtgtctgcaggGGAAAAGCCTTACAGATGCTTCGAGTGTGGGAAAAGCTTCACTCAGAAGCACAGTCTGCTGGTGCACCAGCGCATGCACACAGGGGAGAGGCCCTACATCTGTACAGTGTGTTCCAAGGCCCTGTCCACCAAGCACTCTCTGCTCGAGCACATGAGCCTGCACACAGGTGCCTTTccctgcaacatactgtactcacTGTGGTATTGGCAACTCTGAAGAATGTCACTGCGATTTGTTAATAAATTAATGAGAGTTGGGGCACCTAATCCTGGTCTTATAGGGCAACCATGTCTGCAGGGTTTATAAATCTCTagagcagcagcacctgaagagctgggagaaacaGTTAAACTCCAGTTGAGAGAGTAATGATCTGATTCTGGTAACCTCCAGACACACCAGCCCTCCTGTACCAGGACTGGAGACATTTGCCCATTACAAAAGGAAACTGGTATTACTTAGGATTCATTTATATGTACTTTAATTGTATATAAAAGGAGCAAGCgttaacattaaaataatttactgtaaaatCAGCTTCCTTAATCAAATATCTACCTGACACGTTGAAATGTGCAACTTacaaataaagttgtgaaatgtcttctttcctgttttgtttAAGGTATATTAACTGTAAAGAATAAAAACTTTAGCTGAGCCTAAGATGTCATGTTGCTTTTGCTGTTTCAGAGCAGAAATTGTTTAGCTGCGATCAGTGTGGACGGACCTTCAGTCAGAAGAGGCAGCTGAAGAGTCATTATAGATTACACACAGGTAATGCCTAATTCTCCACAAGAGGTACCtttctgtaaatataaatatatatgtagtTAAATTTTCATTCCAACTCTGGCAAATTGTTTTATAGAAATTATGTGGTTAATCTTGCAAGTTTAAATATTTGTAGTAATTTATGAGGTTTGCTCTACTATCATGTAACATCAAAAATTGTGTACTGAAGCTTGTTTCTGGAAAATAAGTGCAGTCTGTGGCTTAAAACTGACCTACTTTTCACGTGTTGATGAGTGAATTtctgaagtaaaatatttttgtgctttTAGAAAAATCTATGTTAGTGAAGCAGAGTGAAATGATGGAGTGGAGTGCTGAACTTTGCTACATGTGTATTTGTATTCCATGGCTCtgtcagttttctgaaaattcACTCCCTCTCCCAGAAACCTAAAGAAATGTGGTGCCTTTAGTATATAACCTGGGGGTTTGGTAGACCCATGGACATCGCATGATTCCACCCTGATTTTTGATACTAATGTGCCTTGCTTTACGTCTggacaaaattattattttagactGGTTATGTTTCTTTCATGCATAGAGTAGCTTATTTGTTTGATATATAGAGGTCTTATCTTAAAACACTGACAAAAATGTAAAGGATTCAAAACCTTCATatctttgtgaaataaaaaagtgactAATTTGATCCCTGTTCAGTGTGAATACATGCTTTAACTGTGAAAGTAATGTTACTATGTACTTTTTTTGCACTttctttttagcatttttaaataatatcttTTTATGTAAAGTAAGCATTTACTAAACTGATAAATTTCTTATGATGCCTATAGGAAAACCTTTACCCGAGTGTGCACAATGTAACCGCAGATTCATGGACGCAGCTCAGCTTAAGAAGCATCTGAGAACACACACAGGTAATGAGTCTTACATTCACACTTTCCTGAAAGGCACAAGATTAAATACACATTAAATgagtttttcattatttcacttctacatattaaatgtttaacttaAACTTGATCACAAGTAACTGTGTGATTAAGAGATGTTCTTTGTGAAATACGAGCTCAAATTTTGTGATGCGCCAAGAGCTCTCTGTAGAAAACCTGTTGGACAAAACATAGTGTTTTAGGAATTTCAGTAGACACTTTCAAAACATGATTGAATATAGccaaaaatgtgattttgaaGTGACAATTTGTAACAATGATTAATTGAGCAAGATTCAGAAGAGATTTAAAAACTTACTGTTTAATAATGATTTGCATACTAATTTGTTCTATTTTActtttgattaataaaatattataggCTTAACAATGCTCAGATGAAAAGGAAATTACTCTTAGGGTGTTCATTATGACAGATGTATCAATTGTGTAGGAGACAGGCACATATgttgatttcagtttttataatttaatcagCCTGTGCATGTGTCTTCATGCGCTCTTTACTAGCTTCCTATGTACCTTCTATCAAACCACCCTGAAGGCCCATAGTTAATGTGCTCcatttgtgatacatttcttACTAACAGCTACACTAGACTTTGCCGGAGTTCAAATCTCAGGTCAAACTTTTGGCATCTTTAGGTCTAGATCACAATGTTTCCACATaaactgcaagaaaaaaaatctctaatAAAGTGTCTGGGCACTGCATCATACTAAGGAAAATTGTGACATTGCCTTTAATTCTCCTAAATTAAGGACCTTGAAAAAGGTTATTTCTTATGTGTAGTAAATTGCAGTTGCAGTTGTTAATTCTGCACTCGAATCCTGAACTGTTTTTCAACCTTGTCACAGGGGAGAAGCCGTTCACCTGTGAGATCTGTGGGAAGTGCTTCACAGCCAAGAGCACGCTGCAGACTCACATCAGAATTCACAGGTGAGAGGCACAGTGGGCACAGGCTGAGACATACATCACACTGTTCAAACGTGCAGCTGGTCCGTTTCTGCTTTCTTGCCTCAGAAAAACTGCATGGCATAAAGGCTTATTAacttatttgcttttttaaatgaactagAAAAGGTATTGTCTATAAATGACTTataattttacatttagaaTGGCCTTTGTTTTATCATATACCCATGTAGAACTGTAAAACAAACATGTTAGCTCACAGCGGTGACCTCTGTGCTCTGAACTGCCTATGTATGCAGTCATTCATGTTGTGACACCCTGTCAGCCCTGCAGTGATGTACAGGAGGTTCAGCTCTTATTGGAGGGAAAGCATATCCTTCACTGACATCACTATAGCCTTTAAGTATGTTGCAAGGCTAACTCGGAGGTTGCAGTCCCAGATCTGCCCCAGCCCTGCTCCTGGCAGTGCTGAGGCAATTGTACGCCATTGCTTGGGAATTCCTGCTTACAACAGGCTGGTGACATGATCCAGACTCCAACTCATTAAAACTAGATTGTAATGCTCAATCTGTTTTCCTGATTGGGACACTCAAGAGCCCCCACAATTTACTTGAACCTATGAATGCTGCTTCTTTTGCCTTTTAACTTCATGAGATGACTTTTGGCAagcttttgatttttctttttctcaacgAATCTGTTTAAACACGATCAGCTGCTGAATATGTCCCCACTTCCATGTGTTCTTGTACAGAGGAGAAAAGCCATACGTGTGTAGTGTCTGCAGCAAGTCCTTCTCGGACCCCAGTGCCAGGCGACGCCATGTGGCTTCCCACACAGGAAAGAAGCCGTTCACCTGCTCATTCTGTAGCCTCTCCTTCGCACGTCTAGACAACCTGAAAGCTCACACCAAGACGCACAACAAGGAGAGGCCCACAGACGCTCCCCGACAAGTCACCTCTTCGGAGAGCGATATGGGGGTGGAAGAGGTGCGCAGCATTCTGCAGCTGCAACAGTACCAGCTCCCCACATCGGGGGAGCAGGAGATTCAGCTGGTCGTCACTGGGGAGGTGGACAACATCAACTTCGTGCcggggcaggagcagggaatAAGCATCATCACTGCGGACGACACGGAGAATCTGACACCAGAGCAGGCGTCGGGTCTGACCCTGCTGACTCAGCCTTCGCCGCACGTGCAGAACCTGGCGCTGGTCACCCAGGGGGAGCAGCCCGAGCAGATCCAGGCTATCAGTGTCATGGAGAGTCAGGTCACCTCGGGGCAGCCCGAGCAGATGCATGTCATCACTCTCACCAAGGAGGCCATGGAACATCTCCAGGCCCACCACGGGACGCCTCAGCAAGTGCACATCACCCAGCGGTCCACACAGCCTCTTCACCTACTGCGGGAGCCCACTCAGCAGATCCCCCTTACCCAAGAGCCTCAGGCTCAGCAGCTCCAGATCAGCCGAGAGCAGCAGGGACAAGCTATACACATCAGCAGCCAGACAACGCAGCCCATTTCCATCAGCCAGCCGACACAGCAGATCCCCAGTCACCAGATTCAAGGGCAGACGTTCCAAATCCAGGCAGGAACTGTCTCCTACCTTTACACCACCAGCATAACCCCACAAAACTGAAGGGTGAAAGGATTGATCTAATCCTTAGGGATTCCGTAAAAAAACAGACTTGTTTCAGTAATGGAAGGGTAGTAAATTCCCCATTGTTTGTAACTTGCGACTTTTaccagctttttatttttaaatgttagctTGATAGCTGCCTTATCTTTTATTCTACAAACACTTTTCTAGTATCCACTATTACATTTGAAGAACATTTCAAGATCTATGTTGAAGatataaaagaaacatttgaagACTTAGCTTTTTTGTCAGTGGGTAAATTTAACAGTTGCGatttcattaaacattttttcatgaaatgataaaaaatgttcaatggAATTTCATGGTTGGATTACTTCTTATGCAAAATGAAGAACTGACAGATGGCACGGATACCCCAGATTTTTAACGCAAGGAATGGATTGCAAAAAAAGAAGCTGAGGAAAAGGGAGCACAATCAGTTAATTATTCTGTAAATCTCTGCTTCAGAGTGGCTGAACCCCAGAGCTTGTACAGCATGTTCAGAGCTATTGAACGCCTGTTGCCAGCTGTGTTCAAGAGCCATGATGCTCCTGTGCTACTGCTGAGTGCGTTTTGATGAAAGTTGAGGGCTTGTGCTGCAgaggagaaatactgtatatcctttttcattttctgtcctAAAAGCTTGTCTTCTTCTGGCCAGTTAGGAAGATTAATTTTTACTCTTCAGCATTTGCTTTAAATGTAAATGATCTTGGATAAAAAGCAGCATGTGTGAAACTGCTGCTCAGGAATAAGCTGAAAGATGGGCAGCAATGTTAATTTGTGGCCTAAAGGCGTGTCTTACATGGTTTAAAGTAACGTAAATTCTTTTTAATAGCAAAGAGGAGACCGTCTAGGACTtgataatcaaatttaaaatcaataaaacgtTTTCACAAAGCCAACCTGAAGGACTGCATTAGCACCAGTTGAAACCAAGTCGAATTGTATGTAGCATTGAAATCTGGAAGCACTACcgtacacaaagggttgtggtgGTCTGGAACAAACTGCTGAGTCATGTTGTGGGGATCCATCAAGATAATGGATGAGActggatccttggatcagtaaGCTGCTACCATACAAACAACTGAGATGGGGTGACCAGCCTCCTCTCATtcgtaactgttcttatgtagTACAAACCAAATTAAAGTGTgcaatatttgttttcagttatCCCAAAAAGGTTTTTGAATGCAGTAATCACAAGCTCGACGATGTGCATGAAAAAGAGTGGAGCGTAGAATGAAAAATAAGATtggtacaaaaataaaatcataaaatcactgtcttgtaaaatatatttaaatgcaaatgttCTTGAATTTTATAGTGGAaataactgtatatttattggTTGGTGGAAAGTATTGTACAGTTCATTAAAGGTATTTGAAAACTTTTTGCAGACAAAAAACCTGCATGGTATACTTATCCATCTTTTTTAGTGCTATAATTATCAAAACTGTTcattatataataattaaaagtgTCTTCGTATTTAAATTGGAAATATTCAGacaatataattttaacattttgcatTACTGTTTTGTAATGGCAATACTTTGTAATTCATATCCAAGTTATATCGAGGTTAACATTTTCTACTGTAAACAGTTCTTAAACACTGCATTAATAAATCTAATCTTACAgatgaaaattaaatgttttatcacGAATATGGTCTACtgagtttatttttaacttcatcttaaaaaaacaaaatattccattttaatctataataattccttacacttacatagcacttttctggacactccactgaaagcgctttacaggtaatgcagactcccctccaccatcaccacccCAATTGAGCAGCACCCACCGATTTCATCGATTTCACGTCTATATTGTATTAAGTAAACCTTTTCAGTTAAATTCTGGATTTTGTGAATTGTAAAtcctttgaaaaacaatttacGCACAACATGaattcatttttctctttttgctgTTTAATGTACTGTTCAACGTAGCTACAGTAGGACGTAAACTGATGGAGCaaagcttttaatttaaaaggaaaTCGAGTGGTGGTTTCTTCGTTGACCGGAAAGCCGGGACATTAAAATCTTTCGTTACCACTTCGTAGTTTTCGTAGTGTAAATCTCCGGAGC
This genomic window from Lepisosteus oculatus isolate fLepOcu1 chromosome 2, fLepOcu1.hap2, whole genome shotgun sequence contains:
- the zbtb24 gene encoding zinc finger and BTB domain-containing protein 24; the protein is MSESLQNPPTSIFVLSSKAYKETILNRFEELRKKDLLCDITLIVEDVQFKAHKALLAASSEYFSHMFTAEGQVGQSVYMLDGMAAGSFRAVLEFIYTGHVSVEENTREQLLAMAQFLKVTDLAKAHTECQHSRLASEENKGDSHAEQNTEEPTKPKRKRGRPRKTEVIADVSAVASPDSSKATESTGLGAQMTDRTAAPQVSAEVMEGEETADSDVHVDLSNDTDVDYDPKKEKLQHSRYSKRKIKPPLKLNGFRLGEEVSDQGQTGKRGRKRKYPNTEARCEQCGKVFKNHLFLTIHQRTHTGEKPYRCFECGKSFTQKHSLLVHQRMHTGERPYICTVCSKALSTKHSLLEHMSLHTEQKLFSCDQCGRTFSQKRQLKSHYRLHTGKPLPECAQCNRRFMDAAQLKKHLRTHTGEKPFTCEICGKCFTAKSTLQTHIRIHRGEKPYVCSVCSKSFSDPSARRRHVASHTGKKPFTCSFCSLSFARLDNLKAHTKTHNKERPTDAPRQVTSSESDMGVEEVRSILQLQQYQLPTSGEQEIQLVVTGEVDNINFVPGQEQGISIITADDTENLTPEQASGLTLLTQPSPHVQNLALVTQGEQPEQIQAISVMESQVTSGQPEQMHVITLTKEAMEHLQAHHGTPQQVHITQRSTQPLHLLREPTQQIPLTQEPQAQQLQISREQQGQAIHISSQTTQPISISQPTQQIPSHQIQGQTFQIQAGTVSYLYTTSITPQN